A region of the Syntrophobacterales bacterium genome:
TAATCTCGACATCGGGGTTATGCCTCTATTTGACGATCTCTGGTCGAGAGGCAAGTGCGGGTTCAAAATCATCCAATACATGGGCGTTGGCGTGCCTCCTGTCTGTACGCCTGTGGGCATCAACAGGGATGTCGTGGAAGACGGGGTGAACGGATTCTGGGCGATGACAAAAACGGACTGGATAGATAAGCTTTCGGCGCTCATTGAGGACCCGGCCCTCCGGGAATATATGGGAAAAGAGGGCAGGGCGCGGATTATGGAAGGCTATACAGCTGAGGCGTGCGCTCCGACACTGGTCGACTGGGTCATGGGGCTTTGAAAAAAAGGATACTCTTTATTACCCACCGTAATCCCCAGGGATACAGAATTCAGCAGTATTTCCCCTTTCTCGAAAAGAGAGGGTTCGAGGTGGAGCTTTGTACTACAGAGTCAACTTTTTTGCAACTCCTTGAGCGGGTCCGCGCGGCCGATGTGGTCTACATTCAGCGCCTCCTCCTGAGTTCCTTAAAACTCCCAGTAATGAGAAAACTCGCGAAGAGGATCGTCTTTGATTACGATGACGCCATCATGTACGGGGCAAAAGGAGAAAGCCCGACGAGGCGAAGAAAATTCAAGCGAATGATCGCTGCAGCAGATGCGGTCCTCGCGGGAAACATATTCCTACTTGAAGAGGCTAAACGCCACCGCCATGATGCCCTCCACTATGTGCCCACCGTGGTCGATACGGGCGAATACCCGGTAAAGGTCCACGAGAGGTCGGTAAACCCTGTCATGGGCTGGATCGGAAGCAGTTCCACCTTAAGGTATATCCGTGATATAAAAGGGCTCATCGCATCGTTTCTCAAAGCGGGGCAATACTCCTTTGAGGTGGTGGCTGATGCTCCCCCTGACTTCGAACTGACCGGCATGATATTCAGGAAATGGGAAAAGGAGAAGGAAAAAGCCATACTCCTCAATTTCGACATAGGGATTATGCCCCTTACGGACGATACCTGGTCCCGCGGTAAGTGCGGTCTCAAACTTATACAGTACATGGCGTTAGGACTCCCGTCTATAACCAACCCGGTAGGCGCTGCCAACGAGATCATAACGGACGGTGTCGACGGCTTCCTCCGGACGAAGCTGGAAGAGTGGGAGACAGTCGCGAAAGAGCTTGCCGCAGATCCGGACTTGAGGAGGAAAGTAGGAAAGGCCGCCCGCGAGACCGTGGAAGAACGATATTCCTTAAGGGTTTGGGGTCCCAGGGTCGCGGAGATTATAGACTCCTTATGAAAGTCCATATCATAAATGGCACGAAATGGCGCCTTGAAGACGAAGGCCTCCTCGAAATTCTAGGCCAGGTTACGGGTAATGGAGCGGTAAGGAGGGGTTATGCCGTATATCCCTATAGAGACGGGAAGGTCTTTATAAAAGCATTCCTGGAAAAGGGGTTGTCCGGTTTCGTGAGAAACAAGATCCTCCCCAGAGGAAAGAAGGAATTTGTTGCGGGTACTCGGCTCATCTCCTTTGGAATTGCCACGCCAAGGCCCCTCGGATACGGGATCACGCCAAATGGATCGTACATAATCCAGGAGTGGATTGAGGCGGAGAATTTCTCATCCATATTGAAAAAAGGAGACGGAGCCCATCTCCTGGCAGGGCTGGCCGGACTCTTAAAGACCTTAAAAACCCTTCAGATAAGACATAACGACCTTCATCTTGAAAATGTGCTCGTAAAGGAGGGCCGGCTTTTTCTCATAGACCTCCATAAAATGAAGATCAAGAGGTTCTTCCGCCTCGGCGACGAGGTCTCGAATCTGGCCCATTCCCTTGTCTCTGTCTACGGTGATATGGACGAGACAGAAAAAGAGGCCTTTTTCCGAATCTATGGCGGAGATGAAGCGCGTCGGCCCCTGGAAAAAGAGATAGGGAAGCTTGCGGCCAGATGGTTCAGGAAGAAAAGACAGAGGGCCTTTGATCAGACCTCAAAGATTGAGGTAAGAGGAAACAGGCTCTGCGTGGCGGATTGGAAAGGCTTGAGCTTGGGCAGTCTCGTGGAAACCATAAAACAGGATAAGAAGGTCAGGGTCGAGAGGTATAGCGACCATATACGGAAAATTTACCGGGACAAGAGACGGCTCAAAAAGGCATGGAAGTCCCATGTGGTCTTTCTTTACATGAGCCTTCCGGTTGTGCCTGAGCCCTATTATCTGGCCCTCCCTGAGCAGGGTCAACCGGGCTATATTGCAATGGAAGACCTGAAAGGTAAAGGCGAGGAACTGGACCGCTACCTTGACCGCCATTATGACACAAATAGCTATTCAGAGCGGAAGCATTTCATAGACAGCCTCTGTGGTTTCTTCGACAGCCTCTTTAAGTGGGGCATCGTGCACAATGACGTGAAAGGGTGCAACCTCTTCGTGATTGGCAAGGATGCCTTTGTATTTCTCGATGTGGAAGATTTCACCTTCGATTTCCTTACCGCCGACTGTATGGAAAGGATGTTCTTCCAGCTCAACACCACCATTCCCAAGCGGATCGTCATGAGGGACAGAATGAGGTTCTTCGTCAGGGTCACATCTTCCTTAGAGATGGACAAGAAAGCCCTCTTCCGCAAACTTCTTTACAAATCAGCGAAAGCAGAGATCGTGTACGAGGGGATATCCGGGCTTGTGAAGGAGAAATGGTGAGAGCTTAAGCGGTGATTAAGTAAATACTTCTAAAAAACCATTTCCTGTCCTCTGCAGGACATTGATAAATATGATATTTACTTTTACGGCTCAAATCAGTATACTTTGCCCAATGGAGAGGTGACCGAGAGGCCGAAGGTGCTCGCCTGCTAAGCGAGTGTACGGATAAAACCGTACCCAGGGTTCAAATCCCTGCCTCTCCGCCATTAGTATTTCCGCTTGATTCAAACGGTTGATTTTTAAGTTTACTCCACCACATTAATACTACGCACGTAAGCGCACAGATGTAGCGTCCCTTAAGTTTTTCTGTCCTGTGGTGTATACTTTTAAGAAATACAGGAACAAAATAACTGTATATACTTCTATGAAGATCACGTGATATTTATGATCAAATACTGCCGACAAATTTTTAACGGAAGAGCGCTGCACGCAAATCAAAATAATTGAAGAAAACCACTATCAAGACTACATCCTTCTGTTCATATCAATTCCACCAATTACCCCTCCCTCCCCGAAAGAATTCCAGATATTTTTGCATCCAGTATTTTGATGATTTGTGACGTTTTTTCTTGACAATATCCATATATTACCGTATACTATATCTTCTTTAAATTCTTAAATAAAGGATTTAGATGAGAGCACAGCCATAATTTTTCCCTCTGCATAAAACAACAACATAATGTTCTGTCCACGCAGCAACAGGGGGAGGTATTTTGCCCCTGAGTCTGTCTCTAAACGTGCCTCTTGGCGTCTCAAAGATGGCCTCTTCCGTTCCCATTGCTTCTGGTGATGCGGTTATCTTCCCCGCAGGAAGCGGCACCCCTATTCCAGGGGCCGCCGCTTGTTCCATGAAGGCTGGCCCCTCATTCAAGCAAACCAGCGCTTTTTTCGGAGAGACGTTCTCCATAGAAAGCGCTTTTTTATTTATTATATATCAACGACAAGTATATGGGCACGGTCTATGGCCGGGACGATGAATACAGAACATTTCCCAACATTAGGGGGGCTACGATGGGGCGATGATATACTGCGGCAGCGCTTACCGCACAGTGGGAAGCGTCAGAGCGGGTCCTGTCACGGGTTATCGCCGCCGATGGCGTTGATACGGAGAACCGGACCCGCTCTTTCCGTTCG
Encoded here:
- a CDS encoding glycosyltransferase family 4 protein, which translates into the protein MKKRILFITHRNPQGYRIQQYFPFLEKRGFEVELCTTESTFLQLLERVRAADVVYIQRLLLSSLKLPVMRKLAKRIVFDYDDAIMYGAKGESPTRRRKFKRMIAAADAVLAGNIFLLEEAKRHRHDALHYVPTVVDTGEYPVKVHERSVNPVMGWIGSSSTLRYIRDIKGLIASFLKAGQYSFEVVADAPPDFELTGMIFRKWEKEKEKAILLNFDIGIMPLTDDTWSRGKCGLKLIQYMALGLPSITNPVGAANEIITDGVDGFLRTKLEEWETVAKELAADPDLRRKVGKAARETVEERYSLRVWGPRVAEIIDSL